From Nitrospirota bacterium, a single genomic window includes:
- a CDS encoding endonuclease III gives MQDNDIHKIITILKKDVDKWSTPAVSIVAENTKDPFKVLISCIISLRTKDTTTAAASGRLFALADTPEALMSLPVEKIEEAIFPAGFYRVKAGNIIEICKRLVEDYNSIVPDDIDELLKLKGVGRKTANLVVTIGYDKDGICVDTHVHRISNRWGYIKTKTPDESEEALRKKLPRKYWKIYNDLLVTFGQNLCKPVSPICSECNIVKYCARIGVKTFR, from the coding sequence ATGCAAGACAACGACATTCACAAAATAATAACCATCTTAAAAAAAGATGTAGATAAGTGGAGCACCCCTGCTGTAAGCATCGTCGCAGAAAATACCAAGGATCCATTTAAGGTACTTATTTCCTGCATAATCAGCCTGAGGACTAAAGATACTACAACAGCCGCTGCATCCGGAAGGCTGTTTGCTCTTGCAGATACGCCGGAGGCTTTGATGAGTCTTCCGGTTGAAAAGATAGAAGAGGCTATCTTCCCTGCCGGGTTTTACAGGGTTAAGGCAGGAAATATTATTGAGATTTGTAAGAGACTTGTGGAAGATTATAATTCAATTGTCCCTGATGATATAGATGAGCTTCTAAAGCTGAAGGGTGTCGGCCGCAAGACGGCAAACCTTGTTGTTACTATTGGTTATGATAAAGATGGTATTTGTGTTGATACGCATGTTCACAGGATTTCCAACCGGTGGGGTTATATAAAAACTAAGACACCGGATGAATCTGAAGAAGCCCTTAGAAAGAAATTGCCACGGAAGTACTGGAAGATATATAATGACCTCCTGGTTACATTCGGACAGAATCTTTGCAAGCCTGTTTCTCCTATTTGCAGTGAGTGCAATATTGTAAAATATTGTGCGAGAATAGGCGTTAAAACATTCCGATAA
- a CDS encoding transglycosylase SLT domain-containing protein, with protein sequence MNRGFTKGHENQRDRKVTPILVDMDRRGFPTPPEGDIRIKILAMTVFKNYNATIMVKAVGIKAGIGVFFFISIFFSFLNIHEASALDASLLISYFNSIDSSIFIHLPEEKIIIATPSLNPLPQEVGRPEEKTSGEETDFIPPPLTEDEHEEGEQSAMKIPSPLRGEGQSLPPKYLSGDGGELREFSTEQDNDSSNPVITKVSSYIDFFTTKRGHSIFQAWLNQAGPYIPFVKDILREEGIPEDLALLPLIESGFNVNARSPKQAAGMWQFMASTGAMYGLKVNKWVDERRDPVKSTRAAARHLKDLYNTFGDWPLALASYNAGSGKVKKAIERTGSADYWEIEDTRALKPETQNYVPKFMAAVILAKNPDDFGFTITDGPAIKYDVIEVPGGIDLNSITKISDADYEELRKLNPELKSQITPSVEIYYTLRVPEGAGPSIVETYNKLPLSKRGVYREYRVRKGDTVSKIAKKYRVDKSTIRNANNLNKKYRIKPGDYIVVPLIPSLRESDMKLIATSEFLSDII encoded by the coding sequence ATGAACCGAGGCTTCACAAAGGGCCATGAAAATCAGCGGGACAGGAAAGTCACGCCTATCCTCGTAGATATGGATAGGCGGGGTTTTCCAACCCCGCCGGAGGGGGACATTCGGATAAAAATACTTGCAATGACTGTCTTTAAAAATTATAATGCAACAATTATGGTTAAAGCGGTGGGTATAAAAGCAGGGATAGGTGTCTTTTTTTTCATATCAATATTTTTTTCATTCCTTAACATTCATGAGGCATCTGCGTTAGATGCATCTTTATTAATATCATATTTCAATTCAATAGATAGTAGTATATTTATCCATTTGCCGGAAGAAAAAATAATCATTGCTACCCCTTCCCTAAATCCCCTCCCGCAAGAGGTGGGGAGACCCGAAGAAAAAACGAGCGGCGAGGAAACGGACTTTATCCCCCCTCCCTTAACTGAAGATGAGCATGAAGAAGGTGAACAGTCGGCAATGAAAATCCCCTCCCCATTGAGGGGGGAGGGTCAGAGCTTGCCCCCGAAGTATTTATCGGGGGATGGGGGTGAGCTACGAGAATTTTCTACTGAACAGGACAATGACTCATCGAACCCTGTTATTACGAAAGTATCTTCTTATATTGATTTCTTTACCACAAAGAGAGGTCATTCAATCTTTCAGGCATGGCTTAATCAGGCAGGGCCGTATATCCCTTTTGTTAAGGATATTCTTAGGGAAGAGGGGATACCGGAAGATTTGGCATTACTTCCTTTAATAGAGAGCGGTTTCAATGTAAACGCGAGGTCACCAAAACAGGCCGCAGGTATGTGGCAGTTCATGGCATCAACAGGGGCTATGTACGGGTTAAAGGTAAATAAATGGGTGGATGAGAGGAGAGATCCTGTAAAATCAACGAGGGCGGCGGCAAGACATCTAAAGGATCTTTACAACACGTTTGGCGACTGGCCGCTTGCACTTGCCTCATACAATGCAGGTAGCGGCAAGGTTAAGAAGGCAATTGAACGAACAGGCTCTGCTGACTACTGGGAAATTGAGGATACCAGGGCATTAAAGCCGGAGACACAGAACTATGTCCCCAAGTTTATGGCAGCAGTAATCCTTGCAAAAAATCCCGATGACTTTGGATTCACTATCACAGACGGCCCTGCTATTAAATATGATGTGATAGAAGTACCAGGTGGTATTGACCTCAATAGTATTACAAAAATATCAGATGCTGATTATGAGGAACTCAGGAAACTTAACCCGGAGCTTAAAAGCCAGATAACCCCTTCTGTAGAAATATACTATACTCTGCGTGTGCCTGAAGGGGCAGGGCCCTCCATTGTCGAAACCTACAATAAGCTGCCTCTTTCAAAAAGAGGGGTTTACAGGGAATATAGAGTAAGGAAGGGAGACACTGTATCTAAAATAGCAAAAAAGTACAGAGTAGATAAATCAACAATAAGAAATGCCAATAATCTCAATAAGAAATATAGGATTAAACCGGGTGATTATATAGTTGTTCCACTTATACCCTCTCTTAGAGAAAGTGATATGAAGCTAATAGCAACCTCTGAATTTTTATCAGACATTATATAA
- a CDS encoding MFS transporter — MENNSTDSKSLSYAIKDGVYFATMVGIGESYISPFAIFLQATNSQIGFLASIPPLLGALVQLISINILNRIRNRLTIMLIGVISQALTWIPILLLPFLFRPYAAYLLILCVTIYFAGGNLGTPPWNSLMGDIVPERTRSTYFGYRNKIMSIFTLGSLVIGGGILHITEKSGASWVWIGFSILFFIALIARLMSAYSLSKIINPPYDVDGKDDFGVVEFLAGFRHSSFVRFVVYVGLMHFSVMMAGPFFSVFMLRDLHFSYLQFMTVSATAVLIQFLTLHNWGKFGDKFGNRKILEITGFTLPVVPVLWLFSSHFYYILMVQMLAGLSWAGFSLSMGNFIYDSIPSPKLAKSFAIFNVLIAVGTFAGAISGGWLSSYLPVSISISNIRISMTSNLQWLFLSSGVLRLCMALIFLPTIKEIKKVEPITIKQLVFRVTSLRPISGLRFDVFTGNPKGKNKTDKE, encoded by the coding sequence ATGGAAAACAATTCAACTGACTCAAAAAGCCTATCTTATGCTATTAAAGATGGTGTCTACTTTGCCACAATGGTAGGGATTGGTGAAAGCTATATAAGCCCCTTTGCCATATTCCTCCAGGCAACCAACTCTCAGATAGGATTTCTTGCATCTATCCCCCCGCTATTGGGGGCATTGGTTCAATTAATATCAATCAATATCCTTAACCGTATCCGAAACCGCTTGACCATTATGCTCATTGGGGTTATCTCGCAGGCGCTTACATGGATTCCTATCCTTTTACTCCCTTTTCTTTTCAGACCTTATGCGGCATATCTCTTAATATTGTGTGTAACCATATACTTTGCCGGAGGAAACCTCGGCACACCTCCCTGGAACAGCCTGATGGGGGATATTGTCCCTGAAAGGACACGCAGTACGTATTTTGGTTACAGAAACAAGATAATGAGTATCTTTACATTAGGTTCATTGGTAATTGGCGGGGGGATTCTCCATATTACGGAAAAATCCGGGGCATCATGGGTATGGATAGGTTTTTCTATACTATTTTTTATAGCCCTGATTGCAAGACTTATGTCAGCCTATTCTTTATCAAAGATAATAAACCCGCCTTATGATGTAGATGGCAAAGATGATTTCGGTGTAGTTGAATTTCTTGCAGGTTTCAGGCACTCAAGTTTTGTCCGTTTTGTTGTGTATGTCGGGTTAATGCACTTTTCAGTAATGATGGCCGGTCCATTCTTTTCAGTCTTTATGCTCAGGGACCTCCATTTTTCCTACCTCCAGTTTATGACAGTCTCTGCAACTGCTGTACTTATACAGTTCCTGACATTACATAACTGGGGTAAATTCGGGGATAAATTCGGTAACAGAAAGATACTTGAAATTACAGGTTTTACATTACCTGTTGTTCCTGTTTTATGGCTGTTTTCCTCACACTTCTATTATATCCTTATGGTACAGATGCTGGCAGGTTTATCATGGGCTGGTTTCAGCCTTAGTATGGGTAATTTTATTTATGACTCAATCCCATCTCCTAAATTAGCCAAGAGTTTTGCGATATTTAATGTATTGATTGCAGTCGGGACATTTGCAGGGGCAATATCAGGAGGTTGGTTATCAAGTTATCTTCCGGTATCCATCTCCATTTCTAATATTAGGATTAGCATGACTTCAAATCTTCAATGGCTCTTTTTAAGCTCAGGGGTATTGAGACTATGTATGGCATTAATATTTTTGCCTACTATAAAGGAAATAAAAAAGGTCGAACCGATTACAATAAAGCAGTTGGTTTTCAGGGTAACCTCACTGAGGCCAATCTCTGGCCTCAGGTTTGATGTTTTTACAGGCAATCCAAAAGGTAAAAATAAGACAGATAAAGAATAA